The sequence gtgaagggttattccggaaaacttatctagggtaaaagctagattgtatttttaaaagatcaaatatttttataaagatccaatttccttaaggatctaaattttcatagtcatatgagactgtaaaccacaacgttactaccattgttcataccgccgtatagaattcactgatgtacaaagtgtgaagaataaagaagtgattctagtaattttatttcaaaactatattgctggaggacaagcaacgctcaagtgtgggaatatttgataatgctaaaaacgaacatatatttcatagcattatccatcaagaaagacaagcttttagttgcaattgttctatttacaagtaatattcatttaaataataaaaggtgaagacaaaagacagatttgacgatttgaagacgcaaacgaccaaaaagctaaaaaatacaaagtacaatcaaagtggtttaaattattgatgagaaacgtctcaaaattacaagagtacaagacgcaaaacgcaaaatacaagatattaaattgtacgcaaggatgttcgaaaatccggaaccgggaccagagtcaactctcaacgctcgacgcaacggactaaaaattacaagtcaactatgcacataaatataatataatatttaaataattcttaaaattatttatatattatatttatttattaaaccgtcggcaaataaacaaacaaactcttgtgagctggaaaagcaggccatgtgatcgcatggcctggaagctaaaattccatgcgatcgcatggcagcagaagtcaggccacatctataaatttcgcgtgttttggctcaaattatcatatctttttcttccttcttactctcacgtagtatatatatatatatatatatatatatatatatatatatatatatatatatatatatatattaattataattttaattctaataataagggtatgttagcgaatgttgtaagggtgtaagtcgaaattctgtccgtgtaacgctacgctatttttaatcattgtaagttatgttcaacctttttaaattaatgtcttgtagctaagttattattatgcttatttaatgccgaagtaatcatgatattgggctaaaaatattaaaattggataattggactttgtaccataattggggtttggacaaaagaacgacacttgtggaaattagactatgggctattaatgggctttaaattaactaaatgatacctcgttaatttaatatatagacttataatttgacgtatttatatataaccacatacgcttgactgggtacggtgggcgggatatctataaatatcaataattgttcatttgaccggacacgggaatggattaatagttaatggactcattaaaacaggggtggattacattcaagggtaattggtgtaattgttaacaaagtagtaaaaccttgggctacacgcagtcgataacctagtgtattcattaaacaaagtattaagaccttgttacaattcgagtccccaattagttggaatatttgacttcggaaataagaataatttgacgaagacttccgcattttatgattatgactgatggactattatggacaaatctgtatagatatatcgaataatccaggacaaagaacaattaacccatgggaataaactaaaatcaacacgtcaaacatcatgattacggaagtttaaataagcataattcctttatttcatatttaattttctttatttcatatttaattgcacttttaattatcgcacttttatttactgtcattttatttaattgcacttttaattatcgtactttttaattatcgcaattttatttatcgcacttttatttatcgcatttttatttatcgcactttaattatcgttatttactttacgctttaaattaagttgtatttatttttaatattttacattaggttttaaccgcgactaaagttttaaaatcgacaaaccggtcattaaacggtaaaaaaccccctttttataataataatattacttatatatttttgtatttttacaaatatagtttttaaaaaatatagcgttaagcttgtttaagagttccctgtggatgaaccgaacttactaaaaactacactactgaacgattaggtacactacctataagtgttgtagcaagatttaggtatatccactctataaataaataaataacttgtgtaaaattgtatcgtatttaatagtattttgttgtaaaaatataactatttcgtatacacctctacgcacatcaccttCCACTGTACACGGCCTTATCAAGTTTCCAACACCGTTAGGAATTGCAATGATAAGGTCAGAAAAGCAATATGCAAGCATTGCGACCGTAGAACAAGCAGAACAACAGCCGCTGCATGATCATCGCAAACCCGCGACATCCTAGACAGAAAATTAAAATTGGCGGAGGATTTTCTGATGAGACAAAGTTTAAGCTTCGTAATATATTAGCTTCTAATATGGACGTCTTCGCATGGAAAGAATCAGACATGACGGGCGTACCAAGGGAAATTGCTGAGCTCAAGCTTAACGCAAATCCTAGTCTGACGCCAGTGCGACAAAAGAAACGCGGCATGGCTCCTGAAAGAAGCGAATGGTTGAAGGCAGAAGTCGATAAGTTGGTCAAAGCAAACATCTTGCGAGAAGTACGGTACCAAACGTGGGTAGCAAACCCAGTGCTGGTAAAAAAGCCCGATGAGTCTTGGCGCATGTGTGTTGACTTCACAGATATCAATAAAGCTTGCCCCAAGGACAATTATCCTCTACCAGAAATAGACTGGAAAGTTGAATCGTTAGCTGGCTTCCGATAAAAATGTTTTTTGGATgcgtacaaaggataccatcaAATACAGATGGCAGCGGACGACGAGGATAAGACTGCTTTCCACACAAGCCAGGGCATATACTGCTATACcaagatgccatttggtttaaaaaaTGCTGGAGCAACATACCAACGGGTAATAGACGAAGCTTTCAAAGGTCAGATTGGGAGAAATTTGGAAGCATACGTTGACGACCTAGTTATAAAAAGCACAACAGAACAAGGTCTATTGGAAGACATATTAGAAACGTTCGCGTCGTTAAGAAAGAATAATATGAAGCTCAACCCGTCGAAGTGCAGTTTTGGAGAGGAAGAAGGAAAGTTTCTTGGTCATATAATAACTGAGCACGGGATACGTGCAAATCCAATGAAAATAGAGGCAATCGAGAATATGCCGTCACCAAGAAATAAAAAAGAAGTACAAAGTTTAACGGGTAAGTTGGCGGCATTAACGAGGTTCTTATCAAAATCCGCAGAGTGATCACTCCCCTTTTTTGGGACATTGAAGAATTGCTTAAAGAAAACGGATTTCAAGTGGACGGAGGAAGCAGAAGTGGCGTTTCAAGAAATGAAAAAGTTGCTGAAAGAGCTGCCAATAATGACTGCGCCGATTGCGGGAGAAACATTGATACTATACTTAGCAGCATCgaaggaagcaataagttcagtATTAATAGCAGACAGAGGACAGGTACAAATGcctgtatattttgttagcaaagctttgACAGGAAGCGAATTAAACTATCCTGCAATCGAAAAACTGGTTTATGCACTCATGCATACGGCTAGACGCTTACAAAGGTATTTCCAATCGCACCCAATAAGGGTCCTAACAGACCAGCCGATAAAGCAGGTACGACAAACAACAATTTGTCATCAAACAAATATAAAATTGCTTGATAAATCCTAGCAAATTTACATTCGCTGATActtgttgagcaggtgctatataaaccagaaaattctggtcgcatggccaaatgggctattAAATTAGGAGAGCATGAAATAAGATTCTCACCACAAAGTGCGGTAAAAGGGCAACtcctagcagattatctggctgaaacagcaggagatatcgaagtctcgcatgaatcaaaagaaataccaTCTCCGCCCAAACAGCTGTGGGAAATGCACACAGACGGGGCTTGTGGCCCAGAAGGCGCAGGGGCAGGAATAGTCCTAAAAAGTCCAGAAGGAGAGGAATATACCTTCGCACTGCGATTCAGCTTCCCTGTCACAAATAATGAAGCTGAATATGAAGCATTGTTATCTGGGATGCGGGTAGCAAAATATCTGGAGGTTAAAGAACTGTCAGTATATGTTGATTCGCAGTTAGTTGCAAACCAATTTAAAGGAATATTCGAAGCACATGATGAATCAATGCAAAAATACTTAAAGCTTGTGCAAGAGCTAGCAGTTGACTTCGATTTATTCCAGATAACTCAGGTTTCGAGGGCGCTGAATAAAAAGGCGGATGTGCTAAGTAAGTTAGCCGCATTAACATTCAgtcattttaagaaagaaatttgggtTGAGGAAGTTAAAGTAAAATCTATTGAAGAAGACAGTGTTTCGGCTGCAGTTGAAGAAGAGGAGCAGATTTGGATGACACCAATAATAGAATTTCTAACCAAAGGTACATTGCCAATAGATTCAAGTGAAGCAAGAAATATTAAGATGAAAGCACCAATGTATCTGTTAGATAAGGGAATTCTATATAGAAAGTCTTTTCTGGGACCTCATTTGCGGTGCCTTAATCCAACTCAAGCGGAGTCAATCACACGAGAAGTACACGAGGGAATGTGCGCTCTGCATTCGAGACACAAAACAGTTGCGTCCAAAATAATGCGGCTTGGATATTACTGGCCGTCAATGTACAGAGATGCCGCAGAGGTAATACTCAAGTGTCAATCGTGTCAACTTCATGCACCGGTAAGCAAGGCTCCGCGACATCCTATGATACCGGTCGCGTCTCCATGGtcgttctgcaaatgggcaatcgataTAGTGGGGCCATTTCCCGCAGGACCAGGGGGTGTAAAATTTCTGGTAGTGGCCATTGATTATTTCACGAAATGGGTAGAGGCCAAACCACTAAAAACAATTTCGGGCAagcaaattcgaatttttgtgtgggaaaacatcgtctgtcagtttggaataccaaatgaaatagtaagCGACAATGGTACGCAGTTCGAAGGTAATCTATTTAGTGACTGGTGCCAAGAATTGAATATAAAAAAAACATTTACATCAGTCACACACCCTCATGCGAATGGTCAGTGTGAGGTTACGAATCGGGATATCGTTTTAGGAATCAAAGCAAGGCTGGGATTGTGTCGAATGGGTTGGATAGACGAACTGCCTAACGTTTTGTGGGCACACCGCACAACTCCAAAGGGCGCAACTAATGAAACACCTTTTTGTTTGGTGTACGGGTTCGAGGCTGTAATACCCGCTGAAATAAATGTGCCAACTATGCGCATAGCTTCCTTCGATGAAAGTAGCCACAGCGAAGAACTGCGTGAAAATCTAAACTTAGTTGAAGAACGCAGAGAAATGGCGGccataaaagaagcaatcaacaaacaaagaatcgcaagctactataataagcgcgtacaaccattatctttccaattGGATGACTTGTTGTGGCGAAAAAACGAAGCAAGCAGGGCAGAGGATACGGGTAAGCTTGGacctaaatgggaaggaccttacaagGTTATTGGCGTAAGCGATACAGGGGCGTATCGTCTAGCAAGTTTGG comes from Rutidosis leptorrhynchoides isolate AG116_Rl617_1_P2 chromosome 4, CSIRO_AGI_Rlap_v1, whole genome shotgun sequence and encodes:
- the LOC139842334 gene encoding uncharacterized protein — encoded protein: MHTDGACGPEGAGAGIVLKSPEGEEYTFALRFSFPVTNNEAEYEALLSGMRVAKYLEVKELSVYVDSQLVANQFKGIFEAHDESMQKYLKLVQELAVDFDLFQITQVSRALNKKADVLSKLAALTFSHFKKEIWVEEVKVKSIEEDSVSAAVEEEEQIWMTPIIEFLTKGTLPIDSSEARNIKMKAPMYLLDKGILYRKSFLGPHLRCLNPTQAESITREVHEGMCALHSRHKTVASKIMRLGYYWPSMYRDAAEVILKCQSCQLHAPVSKAPRHPMIPVASPWSFCKWAIDIVGPFPAGPGGVKFLFEGNLFSDWCQELNIKKTFTSVTHPHANGQCEVTNRDIVLGIKARLGLCRMGWIDELPNVLWAHRTTPKGATNETPFCLVYGFEAVIPAEINVPTMRIASFDESSHSEELPSRAEDTGKLGPKWEGPYKVIGVSDTGAYRLASLDGRAIKRTC